In Myripristis murdjan chromosome 5, fMyrMur1.1, whole genome shotgun sequence, the genomic stretch TACTCAAACTGAAACTAAATGAGTCCTGGTTGCACTCTCTACGGGGCAGACTGGCCTGTACAACAGAACTCCTTTGAAAATCAGCTCTATATTAATGTTTCTGTGAACGTCCACCTTATTCTGTCGTGACCCCAAGCCTTTTAAGACACTCTCCCTTTTATTCTCCTAGAATATCAAAGAGCTACTGAACCTAAATTAACAACTTGAAATACTTCTAAGTGCAGTGTTCAGACAAATCCACACAAACGCACGTGCTGACCTCTCGCTCATTCTCCACTAAGTAAAGGTGCTAAATAAAAGAGggcacatgaaaacacaccatAATACTAATCATCAGTCTCAGTCTGTGTACACTGTTTAGAAAGTTGATATAGCCCCAGTGCTATTAAAGCCAAATAGACTTTAACAACTTTTGTGTTCCGATTTATTTCCTGCCTTACAAACCTTCAGCCATACATTCCTATCTTAATTAATCTTAATTATCTTAATTAATCTATTATTAAAGGAACAAGCCAGGTTTTGGGGGATATttgctttttgtctgtcttATCCAGCATCAGACAAGAAGACTGATCGTTCCAAATGTAGCTGCATTTAAACCAATCTGGATCTCATCTCATATGCTTTATATTTTTAGCCGTCAAAAAGATGCAAGATGTAATGTTGAAGTAGCAGCTTTGGGGATGCCTGAAGGTGTTATTTCCCTCACTTCACATAAGCTGTGCTGGTGGCTTGTCCTCCTGGTCGTGCACCAAGCTAACTCAGTTCGCATGCAGACCGTCTCTATGTTTGTACTGGATGTACAGGGATGAAACTGATACAAATCTTCTCGTCTTGATTGTGGGTGAGAGATACCTCATAGTGAATTTCCCCAAACCTTGGTGTGTTCCTCTAATGGCTGTTGATCTATTCCCTTTTGACTTTGAATAGTGGTGGAAATCATAAATGATATCCACATGGATCAAGATTATAGAAGATCGAGGCCATATTCTGTACTGTACCTATAAAGGCCTCCGTATTTtagatatactgtatgttaCTGTACAGGTATTTTTTAActgtataaatgtataaatgtgtgaCTCATCTCTCTTAACTAAAGGTTTCCAGATAGCTAACCTAGCCGTGAGATGACAATGGTAGCAGAAAGAACGTTgtaaataagattttaacaattttgaaaatgatataTTCACTAATCCTAAAGCACCATTAGTCAGGATAACTATAATTATTAACATTGCACTTTctctaaaaaaaatgtctattttattatgaaaatgaggcattattattattataatggtTCAGGAGCATATACTGTCCTGAGGAATCGTGCTTGTGGAGCTCATGAGAGTTTACCTGGAGGGCTATTGTTATGAGTGCCAGAATCTATTCTTGTAGGTTACGGAAAACTTATGAGAAAGACAtcattgttttgtgttaagAGAATGCTCAAACCAAAATGACTGTTTTCACTGTACCAGgttattttgagaaaaaaaaaagaagaaaagtaagAACAGGCCCACAACTGTTGTTCATTTAATTCCTGACATTGTATATTACATTACTAAACAGTTATGCCCTCTTACTTTTTGTATTGCATAATAGAGCGAGTCTTTGAGAGACTGACCTTCCCTTTCGTCTTCACAGTCAGAATTAATTCAAGCTGTCTAATGTCTTTGTGGAATTTTGTAATGCATCACTTTGAATACTAACTAGCGTGATATTGAAAAGGCTGTAGTCAATCGCATCAAGTCCTGATGTTTCtggattattttcttttgttgaatcACTGGAACAATAAGCCTGTGTAAATGCAATTGCAAAACTGAGCCAcatctgaaatgttttcattgaAAATACAGGTAGTtagttgtggaaaaaaaagaagaaaagaaaaaaaaagaggaagactgGAGTTAAAAATCTTTCACACTGAGATGTACTCACATATTACTGTTTTATATGCTCCCTGCAATTCTGTGCTCTCCTTGTGTTCCTTGCAATAATTTATAGGTTCATTGTAGTGGATTATTTGTCCATGATGAACCCTTATTGTTAACATGTAAAtaagtttgttgttttgtagcgttttgtattaatatttagattttaattgtatttctgTCCCAATGTAACATTCATTCAAGCCAAACACAATATTAGAAGTATGTTTGATGAGAGAAGAAGTAATCTATTTTAAGATGAACTCATTGGATTATTATCCTATGAATCCCTCTGAATTAGAGCACTGTACACTGGTTGTACACACCAAGTTTGTATGGGACTTTTGTGGACCGAAGATGTTAGAAAATTCTTTATCCATATTTCATAGTTCCATAAAATGTCCTAATTTTAGTTATAAACTGGTTGAGATTTAGTTTCACCTAGTTACAATGTCCACttagagaaaggaaaggaaaaaaatagcatcatATCTTAGCTTTGACTTTGCATCCTAAGTTCGCAGTGGAATGTTTGCATGACTCATCCaagcacaaaaagaaaacagcttgaGGCACAAGCGGGAAAGATACTTTTTTAAGAAGacatctatatatataaataaataaatgtttatatatatatataaatatatatgtaaatgtatattCAGGGAACAAAACTCTGATAACACAGGGATGGACCAGATGGTCCCTTGGTGCAATCTGTGAATAATACCCATGATAATGTAGATGTTTGTCAAAGAACTCGCATGTTATTAAGGCAGACGTTGCAAACTTAATGAGTGAAAAGAGAAGCTACCGACAACCCAGTGTCCATCTGCCATCTACCTGCTTCACTGGGAAGTCTACAAGGGCTTCCTTTGGTGTCCACTCTTTTTCTCTATGAGTTCTTACTATGCAATCCCAATGACAGTGCAGTTAAATCTCAAAGCTTGCACAGCCTGGTGAAAATATGTGATACATTTTGTAATACCTAAAAGCGAAAGATTGACTAAAATTTAACCAGTGGTGTACATAAGACTATCTTCATCTCTCTTGAGTTGTTCTATCAATACTTTGTGTATGCACTCTTGGTATGTTGTATTTTAATTCTTTGGTGAATTCAAAGCTGGTCCACGAGGGAGTGATCCACTGATGAATCCTAGATGCTAGGGAGAATTTTAACTCatataataaataagaaatacagATGGTAGAACCCTCCCCATTTTTTCTCACTTATTTTCTATTTTGGTTTGTTGTACTTGCTGTTTTATACATTATGCAAAAGTTATGCAAAATAAAATCGTTTTACTCATTGCAGGTGTGCTGATTTTATTGACCACTTTTTAGGATAACGATGATGTAGCACTCCCAGGCACTGGAATTTAGCATACAAATGTGGGCTTATTTCATTAATTAAGctgattacttttaatttgaGTGCCAAAATAGAAAGTTTGGGCATTCAGTGAAGGTGTGCAGTCTGTTTGAAAGTGTGTTTCAGAGTCTCCTGGTCCAAAATCAATTCCAAAATTGTCCTAACTGCATGAATAGAAGATTATGtgaatgtttttgaaaggcTGGTGAGATCAGCTCCTAATGGCAAGATAATGATGGCAATACTTTCAGGAGGCACAGGCTCAAGATAATCAATGCAGATCAGGAAATCATGGGTATGTTGCAAGGTCAGTAGTGTCACACCACTTCAATTAAACAAAGACAGCATTTCGTTCAGTAAAGTATATGTCCACCACTGGCATCTCCTTATTTGGGCCTGCCTTCCCCTTCTGGAACATCTTTTCACCAATCACAAAGCCGAAAGGAAACAATTACGTCATATGTCCTTGCTCGCGAGCACCGCCCATTTCCCCTGGAAAAAAAGCGCCCAGCTATTTTTTATGGCTGACgtctttgtgtttttagctATTAGCCGTTCCTGCTAACAAAGTTTTCCaagtattttttcttctgtttcaaAATTGTGCACACGAATTGCTATCATAAGTCCACGCTGTGAACAAGAGCAGTTACACGGGACTTGAAAGGTAAAACTTTTGGGAATGCTGAGCGGTGCTGAGGTGATCGTCTGTGTGCTCGCGGTGGTGGTAATGGCGGCTGCCGCTGCTCCGTCAACTCCTCGTCGTTTTACGAAAGGGAAGGTGTAGTTAGCTTCTAATGGCTCCCTGTATCGCTGACGTCTATTGACGCGGGTACTTGCGTGCCAGTGACAGTGTTACACATATTTGCTCATTGAGACTAAAGCGCATCCATCCTATGAACCATATTACCCGGCATCGCCCCGTAGATAGCTATAAAAGCTTTGTTTTTCAACCTTTAACATAAGTTGGTTAGTGTCCGTTTAACCTAGCTAGCATTAACTAGCAACGGCGAGCGTTAACGTTGGTAACGTTAAACTCGAGCATTCAAGCAGCGTTATCTAGGTAAACTTTAAGAGATTCATTTAGCTTGGGGATGAGTGCATTTACTGACATGAAATTGTTCATGAGGGAAAAGGTATTTGTATTCGATAAGAGTTTTAATTAATTGCATTAGCTATCAGGCCTAGGCTGTGTTCTGCAATGCAGCGTTAGTTGCATGGGCTAACAGTTGAACACCAAGGAGGAAGTCAAAATTAACTTTACCTCTAGCGAACCTATCTAGCGTTAGATCTAACTGTTAATGTTGAGAACGACGCCCTTGTGTCTTCGATTAGGCGCAAACTGCATGTAATGGGACCAGCCGATATAGTGAGGCAAGTGAACAAGCTGCCCTGGAGTGCAGCATAACTCAACCCCATCAGTGACCCCAGCCTGAAACTGGCTGACAGTCTGTGCACCAAAGTGGGACCATTGTGAAACATTAACATTGATTTATCTGTCCCCAGTGACTATGGAAGAGGTTCAGCAAGGGAGCAATGGCACAGAGTCACAGACTGTCACTATCCCCACCACCATCACAGCCTCTCAGATCTCACAGATAGCCCAACAGGTAAAACACAACATTGTTTCCCTTGCAATGTATGGCCACTTATAACAATACATGAATAAGTGCATCAGGTGTAACAGTTTATTATTGCTTTAGTAGTTCTTACTGGATTGAAACTGCTAGTCAGTTTTGTCAAAGAATGGCATGACAACTAGATGCTTACAAGTGTCcagattgatttattttttttaaatacagtacactgtagagctgcaactaatgattatttacaCAGTTGATTAATCTGGTGATAATTTTCTTGACTAATTGATGGGTtatttggtccataaaatgtcaaaaaaaaaaaaaaaggaaaatgtttatttacaatttatttGCAATTTCCCACAGCTCAAGGTGACAAAATGGCTTCttttgtcccaaccaacagTCCATAACacaaagatatttagtttactttCATAGAGGAGTAaagaaaaccagaaaataatcacatttgaGAATCTGGAATCAGAGATTTTGTAAAGTTTCTTTcctaaaatgaatttaaaaatagtTGGTGATTAATTTAATCAACTAATTGATTTGGAAATAAATAGATTATTCAGCTAATAGTTGCAGCTCTAGTATACTCataattaaaagcaataataataataataataataataatttattgcaGTCCCCAACATGTTTAAGAGGACTATTCAGGATTTTTAGTGACCATCTAGTTGATTTGTGATCAACAGAATTAAGATCCTCCTAAGACATTGCATATTCATAGTTTCATAGCTGTGATTTTGTCtgagttatttcacattttcacacaatgtgtgtgtgtgtgcgtgcgtgcgtgcgtgcgtgcgtgcgtgcgcacgcacacacaggattAAAAAAGGTCATGCATAGTTTTCTATGCCGGTACGCTAGAATTAAGCAAAGATGAAAGCTAGCTTAAAAATTAGGGCACCTTGGTCTGAAGGTTGCTAGTTCAAATCCTCATTCAGCCAAGAAATATTAATGATTAACACTCTGCAACCCAAACAAAAGGGCTCTTGAGCAAAGCACCATTCTATTCCATTGTTGCTGTTCAGGGACTACTGTTGTAATGAACAGTTTTCAGGTGCTGGCACAGCTGTAGGAATGTGAATGTGTCGCTGAAGAAGAATTAGGAGAAGTAACAACAGTAGTACTACTAGTAGAAGTAGTTGGTGGCATTAAAAGCATTCATAGTTGTTTACATAGTGTCATAGTGACAATTTGAAAAGTAATAGTTATGCTATAGTTATTAAGTCGGTGTAATAGGGATATTAGTGATAATAACCACACTTGGTTGCTAAATTGATTTTAACTGTAACAGCAGATGGCAAATTACTTGGAAGTCTGCATACCTCACCAACGGGTTTGCTGTGTTCACAGGCATGCACTTGTTGTCAAACATATCAGTTGAGTCTCAAAGCACAAGAACAGCTTGCATAACATGTATTTGAAATAGCCTTTGGATTTTTGTTTAGATGTCGCTGGGCGgttctgctgtgactgtggtGCAGCTCCCAGGAGGTCAGTTTCAAGTTCAAGGAGTGATCCAGTCTGCCCAGTCATCAGTCATCCAGTCCCCTCAGATGCCGGCTACACGGGTGAGACCAGCTTCCTTGAACTGAAGCACTATAATATCACAGCCCGTGTCCGATTAATCTTTCTAGATTCTGTTCATAAACTGTCCCATTGTCAAATTAGATATTTTTAAGTGCTCTCTCTGAATTCACGTCTGTTTTTTGTAGGGTCAGGACACAGACAGTGAAGATTCACAAGACTCATCAGACAGTGGAGCTGCAGCCCAAAAAACCAGAGAGATACTGGCAAGACGACCCTCATACAGGTAgaccattaaaacaaaaacacacactcacacacacacaaataaaacacaggctTGTTGAACTGGATAATGACCATGAGACCCTCCACTTTTATCTTGTAGGAAGATCCTAAATGATCTTTCATCtgaggaagtgacatcacacacTGAGGGAAAGGATGAAAACCCTGCCTCCACAGGGGTGACAGGTGTTACTGTTCCCACCACCCCAATCTACCAGACCAGCAGCGGCCAGTACAGTATGAACAATTCCTTTCTATACCACATACACTAAttcagtggttcccaaagtgGGATGTAGGGTCCTTGAGGGAGTCTGAGggagtcctcagcaaaatgtggGATGGAATGAAGTGCATGTTTTCGATTTGCTGCAAAAAAGTAACAGAGAACgaatacaattttttaaaaatatggtTTCACTCTCTCAATAGTTGGCTCTCCAGCAGTGAGATGGAAATGTGTTCCTGCTTTAGATAATATAACAAAGTTTTTCCAGAATTTATACTCACTGCCgaaagaaaacagcatattttCAAGGACTGTATAACTTGAAAAATGTAGCATAATATAATTAAACTTGAGTTTGTTTACATCATTAGTGAACAAAAATCATGCTCCCTGCAGTTTTAGTGTTGAGACTATGTCTAATGTTGGGGTCCTGTGGAATTAGCCAAATTTAAAATCTGTGTTGAATCCGCATGGCAATGAGTCATTTGTGTTAGCCAAAACAATGCCTAAAGTGTTCCCTATAAAAGGCCATGAAATGTGTCTTGGTTAGTTAATTATGCCAAGATTGTTAAGAGACAAACCTTAGAGTGCTTTAGGCCTCTTGGAGACTGAAGTTACAGCCAGACAAGTACACACAGTGCACTGTGATTTGGAGTCCATTTATTGCACTATTCGCCTGCTGAATAAATGACGAAGGTGTACAGGGATTGCCAGTGACCAGTGAAGATCAGCATGACTGAGGTCACCAGGGTGTCCAGTACATCAGGAGCCCGGTTTGATCCATAAGGAGACGCTGTGTTTTTTGAAAGCTATAGGAGGCCATATTTACTGCTGAGCTCAGAGGGAGTTATGAAGTTAAGAAACCTAACAGAAGGAATTTCAGACATCATGAACTACTCCCATCTTGTGAGTTTAAGGCTGGACCCCATATACACCTCTGTAGCTACAGTCACAAACTATCACAGactattattgattattgttcaCAAATTAGTTGTTCCACATGTATGAAAATCTGTTTAATATTGTACAAAAATTATATGTGAAATTAGTTAAGTGTTACATTTCTTTTGGCAGTGGGTTTATTAAATCCAATTGGTGGTCTCTATTATTAGAAGCTGGAAACAGCTAGTGCAATATGGAAGGCTAGTAAAACATTTGCCTTTATATGTTGTTAAGTTCAGTGTAAGCCCACATACTGCCACTCAAGTTCACCGGAAGCTACTTCACCCACGTTGCATCATTTCTGTATCACGTACTCACCGTGTGCTGCCTTAAATGTATGATGAAGAAAGCTCTACTTGCaagtagggctgaacaattaatggAAACATTATCGAAATCTCAACATCCAAATCACAagagctgcctttttttttttttttttttgctaaaggtaaaatgagacaaaacatCTCTGTAAATAAAGTCTTATGGAGCttcagagatgccctggcctccAAATTGTAGGCTACTTtacaaatgcaagaaaacacgTTTGCTTGCTTCACACCCccgcaaaaatcacaccatcatcattttaatggcTCTGTCAGTGAAAAAATTAAACTGATAATGCAAAAATTATTATTCCTACTAAATTAGGGAATCATATCACAGTCACAACAgctgtaaaattaattgcagtatgacttttttttaacaccataTTGTTCAGTGCTACCTGCAAGCCTTAATGATAAACTCATTTTCCAAAAACgccagccatctctgatccagtggAAAAAATTCGGTCTGTAACAGACTTTTTTCattgcagccattttgacatgaaatggaAGGTCAAACTCAGGTGTTACCAGTGATACTAATTAAGGTTGTGTTCCATGTAgatctaacagagccaggcttcTGCTGCTTTGCATGTAGGCTCTGCTTCAttaatggaacagaaccttaattcaTTTCATCAgtcacacctgtgtttacctgctacttcttgtcaaaatggctgctgtgaaaaaggtctgttccATGATTTTACAACAGTAAAATGCTATCAAAAGTTCCCTTTTAAAAAGCTAACACTTGTCATCCAGTGTAATCCAAGTCTCTGATATCCAGTCATATACTTAGTATTTCccaaacatgtatttttattcaaatattgCTACATAGACCACTTTCACAGAATCCTCTAATATGCAGTTATGAAGTGTGCGTGCAGAAGTGAGTGCGTTTGACTGGACAAGCTACTTGGATGCGCTTGTGCACGCATGTTTCAGTACATGAGTGCATATCAAAGACTTAGGCTAGATTATACTTCATGATGAGTGTGAGCCCAAATTTTGccattggatcagagatggctggcGTTTTTGGAATATAAGTTTTCCAATGAAAGCTTGGGAGTAAAGCTGCCTTTGTCAGAAGTTGAGGGGGGTAAATGGTGAGTACTTGATAGTATTCCTTCTGATGTTATCTCTGTGTTTATTCTAGTCACTATAGCCCCTAATGGCACGATCCAGCTGGCCACTCCTGGGTCCGAAGGCATTCAGGGAATACAGACTCTCACCATGGCTAACTCTGGTGCAGCCCAGCCAAGCACCGCCATCCTTCAGTATGCCCAGACACCTGATGGTCAGCAGATTCTCGTGCCTAGCAACCAGGTGGTTGTACAAGGTGAGAAAGATATGGCATGTTGTAAGTAAGCTAATACTGCCTACTAATGCAGGCATTTTCTTTTGGTCGCAGCACCATCAGGAGGCCAACTGGATTGCAGGGCAAGGTCAAAACAGTGTGTTACGGTTTCATTACGTAGTTCCACCAGGATGATTTATTTGCAGTTATGGAGTGGAGTCACTTTTTGTCAGAGTTCAGCATTTTTAGAAGCCTTTCGTTACTGTGTACTTGTTAAGCAACCTCTGAGGACATATGTGAGGTGAGCAAAtttaaattgacacattttcTCTAAGTTTTTAAATAATTCTATTCAGGGTTtgtatgaatttttaaaaaagaaatgtttacatttgtcaTTAATTAGTCGGTTTTATTGGCAGCACATACTAGATTTAGATTTTATTCTCAAAATTGCCTAGTCATGAGCTAAAATGAACTGATATTTAGAACATCAGTTTATATTCTGAAGCAACCAACAACTGCTATTTAGCAAGCAGTGTTAGGCTTCTATTGGTTACTTGCTTCAGTAGATCACTTTGCTCACTGTTGGCAGAGTAGAAATGAGGTTGAAGGAATTTTAATCGTCCTCACATGAAGCTTACAGTGTGAAGACACTCAGTGAATTGTGTTTGAGTTAACTTTCCAACTACTTAGTCTAGTGCCCATTCAAAACCTGCTAGTTTGGAAGGGGCTGATCGCTTGGCCTCCAGtattgctgcttgcagctttgtGGAGAACCGCTCATGCAAACAGCTTCACATTCAACAATGCAGCTCCTTGAGTCCTCAGCAATACATCTGCCAAGTGTGAAGTTGATTAGACaaatagttttcaaaaaaatagacagaaaaGGGCAGACAGAGACTTACTCTTAATTTGCACCCATGTTCTGTAGCCTACACATTTTGTTTGGCAGATATAATATTAtgtcctatttatttattttctggtaGGCACAGCTTGCAGACTGAAAGACATAAAAAGGCTGGTGGAACTTCCAGCACGATACAATTTGAAGTTAAAGTGTTGTCCATGTAATGAGCCAGTAACTTAAATAACTCACTGAATAGATGACTTCTGTAAGATAACTTAACGTCATGGATGTGGTCAACTTCATAACAGTTTTGGTTGTATTTTAGGCTTATGTTGGATATCTTGGCTTTCCGAATGATTGGATTCGctcgaaaactccaccagcccaTGCCAGTGTAGGATGCTCAGTTAGATAGGTCTTCTTATGACAAGTATCAGGAATTATTACTAACCACTTATAAGAGTCACAGTGGTCTAAGCACACTTATACAGTTATAAATTCAAAGGCAGGCAGATCTTTCCAATTAGGGATCAGTTTTTCCCACATATACTCAACAAcctgcaataaataaaacacactttattacaAACTTCTGCTGCTTTTTACAAACTACCAACTACGTTATATGCAATATATATGATTTGACAAGATTATGAACAACCAACTACCATGCACTTGAACTATCAGCACTGAATAAGGCTGGACGTTGATTTAGGAAGGTTTtagaaaaatgtattcattgcCAATTGTGAATGGCGCTGCgtcataaataaaacaccagGGGATTTTTATTCAGAGACTGTCTCAGGCTATAAGTAACAGATGTCAGTCAGGTGCGGAGTGGGAGAATAGAGGTGTGAGAGACCATTTGGCTCCAAAAAGGTGAGAGGGCACCTTTTTTTGGTGTAAGGCTGATAGGGAGGCATTGATTTGATGGGGAAAGGCATATGGATGATTGCAGCCCATCAAACTCAACCTCAAAGAGAGTCAGCTGCATCAGGCCAGCTGAGTTGTTCCTGCACTGGTTTTGGTGACCTTACCTCACAGTGgttacagaaacacaaagatggTTTTAAGAGCCAATAATGGTtactttattgtctgttttcacaGCTAGTCACACAATTCACACAATAGCCAGCAGCCTAGAGGTCTGCACTCACTGCTGTGTAACAAGTGGCAAGCTGGTACGTCCAACTGGAGCGCACCTATAGCTAAATGTAATcctgtgaatgaatgaatgagtgaatgagtttCACCTACAGTTCATAAAGAGGCttcacatctaaaaaaaaaaaaatatttggtgtATCCCAAGCAAAATAACACCTCTCCTGGTATAATGTCTCTCAAATCATACATGCTATGTGGCAGGACTGTCGTGAGTTCCTGTGATCCTGGAAATGTCGTCTTTTCTCTCAGGTGCAGGGGGAGAGGTGCAGACATACCAGATTCGCACAGCGCCCACATCCAGCTCCCTGCCTCAGACTGTAGTTATGACCTCTCCTGTGGCACTGTCTCAGACTAAGAGTGACGACCCAACAATGAAGAGAGAAATCCGCCTCGCAAAAAACAGGTACATATATTGTGTATATCTGAGCTTTTAAAATGAATCAGTTGGAAAAATTACTGTTCCTTTCATTCGTGGGCTGATGTGTTTGGGGATGGCAATCTTTGATAACATGAACATCATTTTTCATCTGAAACTTTGCTTAAACAGGCTATACATTATTTAAAGAAACTTtacagcatttctgctttattagatgaCATACATTTAAAGGATAAACTGATGAAAGCGTAAGGATGTAATCCAGCAAAGTTCATGACCAAATTTTAAACCCTCATAGCTTGTTTCTCAGCCCACTCAGATGGCCATGATGGCCCTAAAGTAACTTTTGAATTTAAATGGCACTTAAAATACTGTCCAAATGGGAAACTATAAATCAGTTTCAAACTTAATAGACAAATAGATAACCCTTTTTTCTTCAATCCACCCATTATCaaacatttttgtcacttttgttgAAATGTTACAACCAGATATATGctgacaacaggaaaaaaatctgg encodes the following:
- the atf1 gene encoding cyclic AMP-dependent transcription factor ATF-1, whose product is MEEVQQGSNGTESQTVTIPTTITASQISQIAQQMSLGGSAVTVVQLPGGQFQVQGVIQSAQSSVIQSPQMPATRGQDTDSEDSQDSSDSGAAAQKTREILARRPSYRKILNDLSSEEVTSHTEGKDENPASTGVTGVTVPTTPIYQTSSGQYITIAPNGTIQLATPGSEGIQGIQTLTMANSGAAQPSTAILQYAQTPDGQQILVPSNQVVVQGAGGEVQTYQIRTAPTSSSLPQTVVMTSPVALSQTKSDDPTMKREIRLAKNREAARECRRKKKEYVKCLENRVAVLENQNKTLIEELKTLKDLYCVKTG